The proteins below come from a single Leptospiraceae bacterium genomic window:
- a CDS encoding class I SAM-dependent methyltransferase: MKQIPCNSCNKENFQILFEKKSSKEEMYQVVKCSHCGLVQVNPQPSVEEVSKYYSDDYFTKRTDRGYDNYYSDKIRSEIERVFRLNLEDLEFFDWEKNLPKEKRTIDIGCAAGYFVNYMKSQGWTSEGIEIAEGPVRYAKDILKLNITKADFLNWDLEIKEKFDLITLWASIEHLHKPKETLQKIYSHLKPGGRMILSTCRFGVLARITGINWRYMNVPEHLYYYSFDGLINQCENLGFKKISSITYGSGMTARKDSSQFYKISKKFLDWFVKITNQGDMMAIQFEKGID; this comes from the coding sequence ATGAAACAAATTCCGTGTAATTCCTGCAATAAAGAAAATTTCCAAATTTTATTTGAGAAAAAAAGTAGTAAAGAGGAAATGTACCAAGTCGTAAAATGTTCCCATTGCGGTTTAGTGCAAGTAAACCCACAACCTTCTGTCGAAGAAGTTAGCAAGTATTATTCAGATGATTATTTTACCAAACGAACTGATCGCGGTTACGACAATTATTATTCAGATAAAATAAGATCCGAAATAGAAAGAGTATTTAGATTAAACTTAGAGGATTTAGAATTTTTTGATTGGGAAAAAAATCTTCCAAAAGAAAAAAGAACTATCGATATAGGTTGTGCCGCTGGTTACTTCGTAAACTATATGAAAAGCCAAGGTTGGACTTCAGAAGGAATCGAAATTGCAGAAGGACCTGTTCGATATGCTAAAGATATTTTAAAATTAAATATTACAAAAGCTGATTTTTTAAATTGGGATTTAGAAATAAAGGAAAAATTCGATTTAATTACATTGTGGGCTTCCATTGAACATTTGCACAAACCAAAAGAAACTTTGCAAAAAATTTACTCCCATTTAAAACCAGGCGGTAGAATGATTTTATCCACTTGTCGTTTCGGAGTATTAGCTAGGATAACAGGTATTAACTGGCGCTATATGAATGTCCCCGAACATCTTTATTATTATTCCTTTGATGGTTTGATTAACCAATGTGAAAATCTTGGTTTCAAAAAAATTTCTTCAATCACATATGGAAGTGGTATGACTGCCCGAAAGGACTCATCTCAATTCTACAAAATTTCTAAAAAGTTTCTAGATTGGTTCGTAAAAATTACAAACCAAGGTGATATGATGGCAATACAATTCGAAAAAGGAATAGACTAA